The Streptomyces sp. NBC_00344 genome includes a window with the following:
- a CDS encoding SigE family RNA polymerase sigma factor: MAEVLDIAAVSGRGGVVRPLRRPRAPGGMPVITPAPATRPTRIPSQNGEGADDAMTAGTTVDHLTETYRAHYRSLLGLAALLLDDTASCEDVVQEAFIRVHSARKRVRDPEKTLAYLRQTVVNLSRSALRRRILGLKLLSKPMPDMASAEEGAYDLLERDALKSAMRNLQRRQREVLVLRYFADMTEAQVAETLGISLGSVKAYGSRGIAALRVAMEAPA; encoded by the coding sequence GTGGCAGAGGTTCTCGATATTGCAGCGGTGTCCGGACGCGGCGGAGTGGTTCGCCCACTCCGGCGCCCTCGCGCACCCGGTGGCATGCCGGTGATCACCCCCGCGCCGGCCACCCGGCCCACCAGGATTCCGTCCCAGAACGGCGAGGGCGCTGACGACGCCATGACCGCGGGCACCACCGTTGATCACCTCACCGAGACCTACCGCGCCCATTACCGGTCGCTGCTCGGACTCGCCGCACTTCTGCTGGACGACACGGCCTCCTGCGAGGACGTCGTGCAGGAGGCGTTCATCCGCGTGCACTCGGCACGCAAACGGGTCAGGGACCCCGAGAAGACACTCGCCTATCTGCGCCAGACCGTGGTCAACCTGTCCCGGTCCGCTCTGCGCCGCCGCATCCTCGGACTGAAGCTTCTCTCCAAGCCGATGCCGGACATGGCGAGCGCCGAGGAAGGTGCGTACGACCTGCTGGAGCGCGACGCGCTGAAGAGCGCCATGCGCAACCTCCAGCGGCGGCAGCGCGAGGTGCTGGTGCTCCGCTATTTCGCCGACATGACCGAGGCGCAGGTCGCCGAGACACTCGGCATATCGCTGGGCTCGGTGAAGGCATACGGTTCGCGCGGAATCGCCGCGCTGCGGGTGGCCATGGAGGCCCCGGCATGA
- a CDS encoding DUF1707 SHOCT-like domain-containing protein, whose product MTADDPERTARRGIRVSDAEREAVVEQLRDAAAEGRIDLGELDTRLALALTARTYGDLAPLTVDLPPVVAPVLAPPIVLKGGMHGASRSGRWEVPVRITLHGGVGGAKLDFTRTDCRLPEVEIEVHGEMAGVTIVIPDGWVAETDGVDPGIGGMKDRTTADRLPGTPVIRLTGDGGMAGVVIRHPNFRERRKLNRTGTGQ is encoded by the coding sequence ATGACGGCCGATGATCCGGAACGTACCGCTCGCCGCGGGATCCGCGTGTCCGACGCCGAGCGCGAAGCAGTCGTGGAACAGCTGCGGGACGCGGCCGCCGAGGGCCGTATCGATCTCGGCGAGCTGGACACCAGGCTGGCCCTGGCCCTGACCGCCAGGACCTACGGCGACCTGGCGCCGCTGACCGTCGACCTGCCGCCGGTGGTGGCCCCGGTCCTGGCCCCGCCGATCGTGCTCAAGGGCGGGATGCACGGCGCTTCGCGCTCGGGGCGCTGGGAGGTGCCCGTCCGGATCACCCTGCACGGCGGTGTGGGCGGCGCGAAGCTCGACTTCACCCGCACGGACTGCCGGCTGCCCGAGGTGGAGATCGAGGTGCACGGAGAGATGGCCGGGGTGACCATCGTGATCCCCGACGGGTGGGTGGCCGAAACCGATGGGGTCGACCCCGGCATCGGCGGCATGAAGGACCGGACCACCGCCGACCGGCTCCCGGGTACCCCGGTGATCCGCCTGACCGGGGACGGCGGGATGGCGGGCGTGGTGATCCGCCATCCCAACTTCCGCGAACGGCGCAAGCTGAACCGCACAGGCACCGGGCAGTAG
- a CDS encoding aspartate kinase codes for MGLVVQKYGGSSVADAEGIKRVAKRIVDAKKSGNQVVVVVSAMGDTTDELIDLAGQVSPIPAGREFDMLLTAGERISMALLAMAIKNLGHAAQSFTGSQAGVITDSVHNKARIIDVTPGRIRTALDEGNVAIVAGFQGVSQDKKDITTLGRGGSDTTAVALAAALDAEVCEIYTDVDGVFTADPRVVKKARKIDKISFEDMLELASSGSKVLLHRCVEYARRYNIPIHVRSSFSGLQGTWVSNDAQGDRKVEQAIISGVAHDTSEAKITVVGVPDKPGEAAAIFRAIADSQVNIDMVVQNVSAATTGLTDISFTLPKDEGRKAVDALEKSKSVVGFESLRYDDQIAKISLVGAGMKTNPGVTATFFEALSDAGVNIELISTSEIRISVVTRADEVNEAVRAVHTAFGLDSDSDEAVVYGGTGR; via the coding sequence GTGGGCCTTGTCGTGCAGAAGTACGGAGGCTCCTCCGTAGCCGATGCCGAAGGCATCAAGCGGGTCGCCAAGAGAATCGTCGACGCCAAGAAGAGCGGCAACCAGGTGGTTGTCGTGGTGTCAGCGATGGGCGACACGACGGACGAGTTGATCGATCTTGCCGGGCAGGTGTCACCCATCCCTGCCGGGCGGGAATTCGACATGCTGCTGACCGCCGGAGAGCGGATCTCCATGGCTCTGCTGGCCATGGCGATCAAAAACCTGGGCCACGCGGCCCAGTCGTTCACGGGCAGCCAGGCCGGTGTCATCACCGACTCGGTCCACAACAAAGCGCGGATCATCGACGTCACGCCGGGCCGGATTCGTACCGCGCTCGACGAGGGCAACGTGGCGATCGTCGCCGGCTTCCAGGGTGTGTCCCAGGACAAGAAGGACATCACCACCCTCGGCCGCGGCGGCTCGGACACGACTGCGGTCGCGCTCGCGGCCGCACTCGACGCCGAGGTCTGTGAGATCTACACCGATGTGGACGGTGTCTTCACCGCCGACCCCCGGGTCGTCAAGAAGGCCCGGAAGATCGACAAGATCTCCTTCGAGGACATGCTGGAGCTCGCCAGCTCCGGCTCCAAGGTGCTGCTGCACCGCTGCGTCGAGTACGCGCGCCGTTACAACATCCCGATCCATGTCAGGTCCTCGTTCTCGGGGCTGCAGGGCACATGGGTCAGCAACGATGCACAAGGGGACCGCAAGGTGGAGCAGGCCATCATCTCCGGTGTCGCCCACGACACCTCCGAGGCGAAGATCACGGTCGTCGGCGTTCCCGACAAGCCCGGTGAGGCCGCGGCGATCTTCCGCGCGATCGCGGACAGCCAGGTCAACATCGACATGGTGGTGCAGAACGTCTCCGCCGCGACGACCGGTCTGACCGACATCTCCTTCACGCTTCCCAAGGACGAGGGCCGCAAGGCCGTCGACGCGCTGGAGAAGTCCAAGTCGGTCGTCGGCTTCGAATCGCTGCGCTACGACGACCAGATCGCCAAGATCTCGCTGGTCGGCGCCGGTATGAAGACCAACCCGGGTGTGACGGCGACCTTCTTCGAGGCGCTCTCCGACGCGGGTGTCAACATCGAGCTGATCTCGACGTCCGAGATCCGTATCTCCGTGGTCACCCGGGCCGACGAGGTCAACGAGGCGGTGCGCGCCGTGCACACCGCCTTCGGCCTCGACAGCGACTCCGACGAGGCAGTCGTCTATGGGGGCACCGGTCGATGA
- a CDS encoding aspartate-semialdehyde dehydrogenase, with product MTGKPTLAVVGATGAVGAVLLQMLSQHADVWGDIKLIASPRRTGRKLVVRGEETEVLPLTEEAFDGVQVALLAVPDEVAAQWAPIAASKGVVVVDSSAAFRMDPDVPLVVPEVNPHAVRLRPRGIIASPHCTTLAMIVALGALHAEFGLRELIVSTYQAVSGEGNPGIESLRAQTELVAGTELGTRPGDVRRAVGDGTGPFPAPIALNVIPWSGSVGPDGWSSEELMIRDETRKVLDRPALPVVATCVRVPVVTTHSLSVHARFENDLTIARAHEILATAPGVVLFDDPGSGDFPTPADAVGTDPAWVGRVRRSMDDPQALEFFVCADNLRKGAALNAAQIAEAVAAEFLAPDSL from the coding sequence ATGACCGGTAAGCCGACGCTCGCGGTCGTCGGAGCGACCGGGGCCGTCGGTGCGGTTCTGCTCCAGATGCTGTCGCAGCACGCTGATGTCTGGGGCGACATCAAGCTGATCGCCTCGCCGCGCAGGACCGGCCGCAAGCTGGTCGTGCGCGGCGAGGAGACCGAAGTCCTCCCCCTCACCGAGGAGGCCTTCGACGGCGTCCAGGTGGCCCTCCTCGCCGTGCCCGACGAGGTGGCGGCCCAGTGGGCGCCGATCGCCGCGTCCAAGGGCGTGGTGGTCGTGGACAGTTCGGCCGCCTTCCGCATGGATCCGGATGTGCCCCTTGTGGTCCCCGAGGTCAATCCGCACGCCGTACGGCTCCGGCCGCGGGGAATCATCGCGTCCCCGCACTGCACCACCCTGGCCATGATCGTGGCCCTCGGTGCCCTGCACGCCGAGTTCGGACTGCGTGAGCTGATCGTCTCGACCTACCAGGCGGTGAGCGGCGAGGGAAACCCCGGTATCGAGTCGCTGCGCGCGCAGACCGAGCTGGTCGCCGGCACCGAACTGGGCACCCGCCCCGGTGACGTGCGAAGGGCCGTGGGCGACGGCACGGGTCCCTTCCCGGCTCCCATCGCACTGAACGTCATTCCCTGGTCCGGGTCGGTCGGCCCGGACGGCTGGTCGTCGGAGGAACTGATGATCCGCGACGAGACCCGCAAGGTCCTCGACCGGCCGGCCCTCCCGGTGGTGGCCACCTGTGTGCGTGTCCCGGTCGTCACCACCCACTCGTTGTCCGTGCACGCGCGGTTCGAGAACGACCTCACCATCGCCCGGGCTCACGAGATCCTGGCGACCGCGCCCGGTGTGGTGCTCTTCGACGACCCCGGGTCGGGGGACTTCCCGACACCGGCCGACGCGGTCGGGACCGATCCGGCCTGGGTCGGGCGGGTGCGGCGATCGATGGATGACCCGCAGGCGCTGGAATTCTTCGTCTGTGCGGACAATCTACGCAAAGGCGCCGCATTGAACGCTGCCCAGATCGCCGAGGCCGTGGCCGCGGAATTCCTGGCCCCCGATTCTTTGTAG
- a CDS encoding S9 family peptidase, with the protein MTDAHAMPDWEKRFRAPRVGLPEWAQDAPDRSLFVSNATGTFELYAWDRASGKQRQATERPNGTTEGVLSPDGEWLWWFADTDGDEFGVWMRQAFHGGPDEPATPGLAPAYPGGLGIGRDGTAVVGRSTDEDGSTVHVVRPGAAPVEIYRHPESAGVGDLSHDGTLIAIEHTEHGDAMHAALRVVRLDGTAVAELDDTKGGTKELGLEVLGFPPVAGDTRLLVGHQRRGRWEPMVWDVATGTETALDIDLPGDVSAEWYPDGSALLIVHSFEARSELWRYELAGHRPVRIETPPGTVSGATARPDGTVEYLWSSAALPPAVRSTSGTVVLDPPGMTAPASVEVRDVWVEGPGGRIHALVQQPAGPGPFPTVFDVHGGPTWHDSDAFASGPAAWIDHGCAVVRINYRGSTGYGREWTDALKHRVGLIELEDIAAVREWAVSSGLADPAKLVLAGGSWGGYLTLLGLGTQPDVWAAGLAAVPVADYVTAYHDEMETLKAMDRTLLGGTPESVPDRYAASSPLTYVDAVRAPVFISAGVNDPRCPIRQVENYVARLAARGAVHEVYRYEAGHGSLVVDERVKQVGLELDFVARHMA; encoded by the coding sequence ATGACTGACGCACACGCCATGCCGGACTGGGAAAAGCGCTTCAGGGCTCCGCGGGTCGGGCTGCCCGAATGGGCGCAGGACGCACCGGACCGCTCGCTCTTCGTCTCCAACGCGACCGGAACATTCGAGCTGTACGCCTGGGACCGCGCGAGCGGCAAACAGCGGCAGGCCACCGAGCGGCCCAACGGAACCACCGAGGGGGTGCTCTCGCCCGACGGCGAGTGGCTGTGGTGGTTCGCCGACACCGACGGTGACGAGTTCGGCGTCTGGATGCGCCAGGCCTTCCACGGCGGCCCCGACGAACCCGCGACGCCCGGACTCGCCCCCGCGTACCCCGGTGGACTGGGTATCGGGCGGGACGGGACCGCTGTGGTCGGCCGGTCGACCGACGAGGACGGGTCCACCGTGCATGTCGTACGGCCCGGCGCGGCCCCCGTGGAGATCTACCGGCACCCCGAGTCGGCCGGAGTCGGCGACCTCTCGCACGACGGGACACTCATCGCCATCGAGCACACCGAACACGGCGACGCGATGCATGCCGCGCTGCGGGTGGTGCGGCTGGACGGCACCGCGGTCGCCGAGCTCGACGACACCAAGGGGGGCACCAAGGAGCTCGGCCTGGAGGTTCTCGGATTCCCACCGGTCGCAGGGGACACCCGGCTGCTGGTCGGGCATCAGCGGCGGGGCCGCTGGGAGCCGATGGTGTGGGACGTGGCGACCGGTACCGAGACGGCGCTCGACATCGATCTGCCCGGCGATGTGAGCGCCGAGTGGTATCCGGACGGATCGGCACTGCTGATCGTGCACAGCTTCGAGGCGCGCAGCGAACTGTGGCGCTACGAACTCGCCGGACACCGCCCGGTGCGCATCGAGACACCCCCTGGCACGGTGTCCGGGGCCACCGCACGCCCCGACGGCACGGTCGAATACCTCTGGTCGTCGGCCGCGCTCCCGCCCGCCGTACGGTCCACGTCCGGGACGGTCGTGCTGGACCCGCCCGGGATGACGGCACCGGCCTCGGTGGAGGTGCGCGATGTCTGGGTGGAGGGTCCCGGCGGCCGTATCCACGCGCTGGTGCAGCAGCCGGCGGGGCCCGGACCCTTCCCGACCGTGTTCGACGTGCACGGCGGGCCGACCTGGCACGACAGCGACGCCTTCGCTTCCGGGCCGGCGGCATGGATCGATCACGGCTGTGCGGTCGTCCGGATCAACTACCGCGGCTCGACCGGCTACGGCCGGGAGTGGACCGACGCGCTCAAGCACCGGGTCGGTCTCATCGAGCTGGAGGACATCGCCGCTGTGCGGGAGTGGGCCGTCTCGTCGGGCCTCGCCGACCCTGCGAAGCTGGTTCTCGCCGGCGGGTCGTGGGGCGGTTATCTCACGCTGCTCGGCCTCGGCACCCAGCCGGACGTCTGGGCGGCGGGTCTTGCCGCCGTGCCGGTCGCGGACTACGTCACCGCGTACCACGACGAGATGGAGACCCTCAAGGCGATGGACCGGACCCTGCTCGGAGGCACACCGGAGTCCGTACCGGACCGGTACGCGGCGTCGTCGCCGCTGACGTATGTGGACGCGGTGCGGGCACCGGTCTTCATCTCGGCCGGGGTCAACGACCCCCGGTGCCCGATCCGGCAGGTCGAGAACTACGTGGCGCGGCTGGCCGCTCGCGGGGCGGTGCACGAGGTGTACCGGTACGAGGCGGGGCACGGGTCACTTGTGGTGGACGAACGGGTCAAGCAGGTGGGGCTCGAGCTGGACTTCGTGGCACGGCACATGGCGTGA
- a CDS encoding amidohydrolase family protein, with protein MPGQNAVGRAASDAESERAEIAAFRRSLGLEALIDVHTHFMPDQVLAKVWDYFDAAGPLVGRSWPITYREEEERRLELLRGFGVRAFTAMLYPHKPGMARWLNDWAADFAARVPDCLHTATFFAEPGAVDDVRRALDQGARVFKCHLQVGGYDPNDPVLDGVWGLLAGSGVPVVTHCGSGPVPGPFTGPGPIAALLARHPRLRLVVAHLGMPEYEDFIGLAERYGNVMLDTTMAFTPFAETAAPFPSAALPRLGDLRERVLLGTDFPNIPYSYLDALHALERTGLGTDWLRAVCHDNAARLFGL; from the coding sequence ATGCCCGGCCAGAACGCCGTCGGCCGCGCGGCGTCCGACGCGGAGAGCGAACGAGCCGAGATCGCCGCGTTCCGGCGGTCGCTGGGGCTGGAAGCGCTCATCGACGTACACACCCACTTCATGCCGGACCAGGTACTGGCCAAGGTCTGGGACTACTTCGACGCGGCAGGTCCGCTGGTGGGGCGTTCATGGCCGATCACCTACCGGGAGGAGGAGGAGCGCCGGCTGGAGTTGCTGCGCGGCTTCGGGGTACGGGCGTTCACCGCGATGCTCTATCCGCACAAGCCGGGGATGGCGCGCTGGCTGAACGACTGGGCCGCCGACTTCGCCGCCCGGGTACCGGACTGTCTGCATACGGCCACCTTCTTCGCCGAGCCGGGCGCGGTCGACGACGTACGCCGGGCGCTCGACCAAGGCGCGCGAGTGTTCAAGTGCCATCTGCAGGTCGGCGGTTACGACCCCAACGACCCGGTGCTCGACGGCGTATGGGGGCTGCTGGCCGGGAGCGGAGTCCCGGTGGTGACGCACTGCGGGTCGGGGCCGGTGCCCGGCCCCTTCACCGGACCCGGGCCGATCGCCGCGCTGCTTGCCAGGCACCCCCGGCTGCGGCTGGTCGTCGCACACCTCGGGATGCCCGAGTACGAGGACTTCATCGGGCTGGCCGAGCGCTACGGGAACGTCATGCTGGACACCACCATGGCGTTCACCCCGTTCGCCGAGACGGCGGCGCCGTTCCCGTCCGCGGCGCTCCCCCGGCTGGGAGACCTCCGGGAACGCGTACTGCTCGGGACGGACTTCCCCAACATCCCGTACTCCTACCTCGACGCGCTGCACGCACTGGAGCGGACGGGCCTGGGCACGGACTGGCTGCGAGCGGTCTGCCATGACAACGCGGCGCGGCTGTTCGGCCTGTAG
- a CDS encoding SURF1 family protein gives MYRFLLTPRWWGINVFVLLAIPFCIFMGSWQLSRFEARVATHQSDEHRPDPAHQASAPLDTLLPVGLDTSGRQATATGHYAEQFLVPDRVVDGKQGSYVLTLLRTKGGKALPVVRGWLPTGAKAPSAPKGDVTVTGSLQASEDSGTDGANTAGGLPSGQIGIISAASLVNLVPYPVYDAWITLPHASAGLTPVPAAAPQNSGLDLKSFQNLGYTGEWFVFAGFVVFMWFRLIRREAEAARDLALGLVPEEGPADAAQDRTQSRDSDQEVSSTPVR, from the coding sequence GTGTACCGGTTCCTGCTGACGCCCCGCTGGTGGGGGATCAATGTGTTCGTCCTGCTCGCCATCCCCTTCTGCATCTTCATGGGGTCATGGCAGCTGAGCAGGTTCGAGGCACGCGTGGCCACGCACCAGTCCGACGAACACAGGCCCGATCCCGCGCACCAGGCTTCCGCGCCGCTGGACACGCTGCTGCCGGTGGGGCTTGACACCTCGGGGCGCCAGGCCACGGCCACCGGACACTACGCGGAGCAGTTCCTGGTACCGGACCGGGTCGTGGACGGCAAGCAGGGGTCGTACGTACTCACCCTGCTCCGGACGAAGGGCGGCAAGGCGCTGCCGGTGGTGCGCGGGTGGCTGCCCACAGGGGCGAAGGCGCCGTCTGCACCGAAGGGCGACGTCACGGTCACCGGATCCCTTCAGGCGTCCGAGGACAGCGGAACCGACGGGGCGAACACGGCGGGCGGGCTGCCCAGCGGCCAGATCGGGATCATCAGTGCCGCGTCGCTGGTGAACCTGGTGCCCTATCCGGTGTACGACGCCTGGATCACGCTGCCGCACGCCTCAGCCGGGCTGACCCCGGTGCCCGCCGCAGCACCGCAGAACAGTGGGCTGGACCTCAAGTCGTTCCAGAATCTCGGTTACACCGGCGAGTGGTTCGTCTTCGCCGGGTTCGTCGTCTTCATGTGGTTCCGGCTGATCCGGCGCGAGGCCGAGGCCGCCAGGGACCTGGCGCTCGGACTCGTGCCCGAGGAGGGACCTGCGGACGCGGCGCAGGACCGGACACAGTCGCGGGACAGCGATCAGGAAGTGTCCAGCACTCCCGTGCGGTAG
- a CDS encoding glycoside hydrolase family 16 protein produces MYRIAFSAGPAKTGRRPRRRLLTVLAALSLPVTGLVGLTASTGAAAASEPAATAEAAWTTVFKDDFNGASGTGLNTADWLYDKGTSYGGGAANWGTGEIETSTDSTANVYQDGDGHMVIKPIKDASGNWTSGRVETQRTDFAAPAGGQLEISASLKQPDPASGLGYWPAFWAMGADARPVGATNWPSIGELDIMEDVNALSQHSTTFHCGQWAGECHDPDGISSGLQACAGCQSGYHTYSVIVDRSNAAAEQLRFYLDGAQTFAVSQNEVSDATWKAAVDHGFFAIFDVAIGGSYPNKVCGCTSPSADISSGADMSVDWFAVNVSQ; encoded by the coding sequence ATGTACAGGATCGCTTTCTCAGCAGGACCAGCGAAAACCGGGCGCCGCCCCCGTCGGCGGCTGCTGACCGTGCTCGCCGCGCTTTCGCTGCCCGTTACCGGTCTCGTCGGCCTCACCGCGTCGACCGGTGCCGCAGCGGCGAGCGAACCGGCGGCAACCGCCGAAGCCGCCTGGACCACCGTGTTCAAGGATGACTTCAACGGAGCTTCCGGCACCGGCCTCAACACTGCGGACTGGCTCTACGACAAGGGCACCAGCTATGGCGGCGGGGCCGCGAACTGGGGCACCGGCGAAATCGAGACGTCTACCGACTCGACCGCCAACGTCTACCAGGACGGCGACGGCCATATGGTGATCAAACCGATCAAGGACGCTTCGGGGAACTGGACTTCGGGCCGGGTGGAGACCCAGCGCACCGACTTCGCCGCACCGGCCGGCGGGCAACTGGAGATCAGCGCCTCCCTGAAGCAGCCCGACCCGGCAAGCGGCCTCGGCTACTGGCCGGCCTTCTGGGCGATGGGCGCCGACGCCCGCCCGGTCGGCGCGACCAACTGGCCCAGCATCGGTGAGCTGGACATCATGGAGGACGTCAATGCGCTGAGCCAGCACTCGACGACCTTCCACTGCGGCCAGTGGGCGGGCGAGTGCCACGACCCGGACGGCATCAGCAGCGGACTCCAGGCATGCGCAGGGTGCCAGAGCGGCTATCACACGTACTCCGTGATCGTGGACCGCAGCAATGCGGCCGCCGAGCAGCTGCGCTTCTACCTCGACGGCGCCCAGACCTTCGCGGTCAGTCAGAACGAGGTGTCGGACGCCACCTGGAAGGCCGCGGTCGACCACGGATTCTTCGCGATCTTCGATGTCGCGATCGGCGGCTCGTACCCCAACAAGGTCTGCGGCTGCACGTCGCCCTCGGCCGACATCAGCTCGGGCGCGGATATGAGCGTGGACTGGTTCGCCGTCAATGTGAGTCAGTGA
- a CDS encoding chaplin, translating into MSRIVRVTALSAIAAATVMGAASAASADAGAHGKAIGSPGVLSGNLVQAPVHVPVNACGNTVNLVGALNPAFGNTCVNA; encoded by the coding sequence ATGTCTCGTATCGTTCGGGTGACCGCCCTGTCTGCCATCGCTGCTGCCACGGTGATGGGCGCCGCTTCGGCCGCCTCCGCGGACGCGGGTGCGCACGGCAAGGCCATCGGGTCGCCCGGTGTGCTCTCCGGCAACCTGGTCCAGGCCCCGGTCCACGTTCCGGTCAACGCCTGCGGCAACACCGTGAACCTCGTCGGTGCGCTGAACCCGGCGTTCGGCAACACCTGCGTCAACGCCTGA
- a CDS encoding LacI family DNA-binding transcriptional regulator, producing MSRETEAPAAMPTLEDVARAAGVSRATVSRVINGIRNVDPAIQDAVRDAVAATGYTPNRAARALVTRRAETIALVVSGAGDASEAEQNAFAAGVFADPFFGRVAAGVVGYLRPRSMHPVLMFAETPDARDQVVNYLRQGSADGALIVSTHAEDPLPAMIAAAGLPAVLFARPAGLVPISYVDLAHQDGAKLAAAHLLDRGCRNLVTIAGPRDVAAGHERLEGFQDAMARRGFPYIPVAEGSFTLRSGEEAMARLLAEHPDLDGVFAANDLMAQGACLVLREHGKRVPEDVAVVGFDDSSVARSSRPHLTTVRQPVEEMAAEMARLLQERIEQPGLPVTSVIFEPELVVRESA from the coding sequence ATGAGCAGAGAGACCGAGGCGCCGGCCGCCATGCCCACCCTGGAAGACGTGGCACGCGCCGCGGGTGTCTCCCGGGCGACCGTCTCGCGGGTCATCAACGGCATCCGCAATGTCGACCCGGCGATCCAGGACGCGGTGCGCGACGCCGTGGCCGCGACCGGTTACACACCGAACCGGGCGGCCAGGGCGCTGGTGACCCGGCGGGCGGAGACCATCGCGCTGGTGGTGTCCGGAGCCGGCGACGCCTCCGAGGCCGAGCAGAACGCCTTCGCCGCAGGTGTCTTCGCCGACCCCTTCTTCGGGCGGGTGGCCGCCGGGGTGGTCGGCTATCTGAGGCCGCGCTCGATGCACCCGGTGCTGATGTTCGCCGAGACACCCGACGCCCGTGACCAGGTGGTGAACTATCTGCGGCAGGGCAGCGCCGACGGCGCGCTGATCGTGTCCACCCATGCCGAGGACCCGCTGCCCGCGATGATCGCGGCGGCCGGGCTGCCCGCCGTGCTGTTCGCCCGGCCGGCCGGACTGGTGCCGATCAGCTACGTCGATCTGGCACACCAGGACGGTGCGAAGCTGGCCGCGGCGCATCTGCTGGACCGCGGCTGCCGCAACCTGGTGACGATCGCGGGGCCGCGGGACGTGGCGGCCGGGCACGAGCGGCTCGAGGGGTTCCAGGACGCCATGGCCCGGCGGGGGTTCCCGTACATCCCGGTCGCCGAGGGCAGCTTCACACTGCGCAGCGGCGAGGAGGCGATGGCCCGGCTGCTGGCCGAACACCCCGATCTGGACGGGGTGTTCGCCGCGAACGACCTGATGGCGCAGGGCGCCTGTCTGGTGCTGCGGGAGCACGGCAAGCGGGTACCCGAGGACGTCGCGGTGGTGGGGTTCGACGACAGTTCGGTGGCCCGCTCGTCCCGGCCCCACCTGACTACGGTGCGGCAGCCGGTGGAGGAGATGGCAGCCGAGATGGCGCGCCTGCTGCAGGAGCGGATCGAACAGCCCGGCCTCCCGGTCACATCGGTGATCTTCGAACCCGAGCTGGTGGTGCGCGAGTCGGCCTGA